Proteins encoded by one window of Winogradskyella sp. PG-2:
- the eboE gene encoding metabolite traffic protein EboE, which translates to MVVNKIFHCTYCTNIHGGKNWELTFNDLKNYIPKIKEDVAPNSPFGIGLRLSNKASEELQIGNNLLEFKTWLDSKNLYVFTMNGFPYGNFHDEVVKDKVHTPDWTTTKRLNYTKRLFNQLAYILPEGLDGGISTSPLSYKHWHKTTIDKEYVFTEGAKNLAKVVCHLVKIEQETGKYLHLDIEPEPDGVLENTEEFLAFYNDYLLPQGSEIISEVLKISSKEAEELIYRHMTICYDVCHFSLAFEEPKDTFEKLKKHNIKVGKIQVSSALKINFDGHNDEAIWESLSNFNESTYLHQVTEKIDGVVIVYNDLPLVLGQKKSHNELRAHFHVPIFLDTFNHLQSTQNQILEVMDHLKTDAISNHIEVETYTWNVLPNNLKIPIDQSISRELNWLLKQF; encoded by the coding sequence GTGGTCGTAAATAAAATATTTCATTGCACATATTGTACTAACATTCATGGTGGCAAAAACTGGGAATTAACTTTTAATGACCTAAAAAATTACATCCCAAAAATAAAGGAAGACGTTGCACCAAACAGTCCTTTTGGTATAGGTTTACGCTTATCTAATAAAGCTAGTGAAGAGTTACAAATTGGAAATAATTTACTAGAATTTAAGACTTGGTTAGACTCAAAAAATTTATATGTCTTTACAATGAATGGGTTTCCATATGGGAATTTTCATGATGAAGTTGTTAAGGACAAAGTACATACACCAGATTGGACTACAACAAAACGACTTAATTATACAAAACGACTTTTTAATCAATTAGCATACATATTGCCTGAAGGACTTGATGGCGGAATTTCTACATCTCCTCTAAGCTATAAACATTGGCATAAAACTACAATTGACAAAGAATATGTTTTTACAGAAGGCGCAAAAAATTTGGCCAAAGTTGTTTGTCATTTAGTTAAAATTGAACAAGAAACAGGAAAATATCTGCACTTAGATATTGAACCTGAACCAGATGGCGTATTAGAGAATACTGAAGAATTTTTAGCTTTCTATAATGACTATTTATTACCACAAGGTAGCGAAATCATAAGTGAAGTTTTGAAAATTAGTTCAAAAGAAGCAGAAGAATTAATTTACAGACATATGACAATATGCTATGATGTTTGTCATTTTTCATTGGCTTTCGAAGAACCAAAAGACACTTTTGAAAAACTCAAAAAACACAACATTAAAGTAGGTAAAATCCAAGTAAGTTCTGCGTTAAAAATTAATTTTGATGGACATAACGATGAAGCTATTTGGGAATCTTTATCAAACTTTAATGAATCCACCTATCTTCATCAGGTCACTGAAAAAATTGATGGAGTAGTAATAGTTTATAATGATTTGCCTTTAGTTTTAGGACAAAAGAAAAGTCATAACGAATTAAGAGCGCATTTTCATGTTCCTATTTTTTTGGATACATTTAATCACTTGCAATCAACTCAAAACCAAATATTAGAAGTGATGGATCACCTCAAAACAGATGCCATCTCTAATCATATAGAAGTAGAAACATATACTTGGAATGTATTACCAAACAACCTAAAAATTCCTATAGATCAATCTATTAGCAGAGAGCTTAATTGGTTACTAAAACAATTTTAA
- a CDS encoding alkaline phosphatase family protein yields MNKTVVINVVGLSNRVIGEHTPFIKTFLEKGQSSIIKPVLPAVTCSAQSTYLTGKWPSEHGIIGNGWYFKEECEVKFWRQSNKLVESKKIWDILKEENDSFTCANHFWWYNMYSTVDYSVTPRPNYLADGRKIPDCYSQPSDLRDTLQDKLGTFPLFHFWGPKTTIKSSQWIADGAIKTDELYNPTLSLIYLPHLDYNLQRHGLDFNIISKDLQEIDNVVRGLVTCYEKQDCNIILLSEYGITNVNKPIHLNRILRQHNYLSIREERGLELLDAGASKAFAVADHQIAHIYLNDTTTKDKIIAILKKTDGIEKVLSNEDLKALNLKHNRCGDIVVVADKNSWFTYYFWLDNEKAPDYARMVDIHKKPGYDPVEMYTDPKDKLLMPKVIWKLLKKKLGFRTVMDIIPIDASLIKGSHGRLPENEDDYPIFISNNNSIEIEKQLVATDVYHLLQKHVSEK; encoded by the coding sequence ATGAATAAAACGGTTGTAATTAATGTTGTAGGATTATCTAATCGTGTTATTGGGGAGCATACACCTTTTATAAAAACATTTTTAGAAAAAGGACAATCTTCTATTATAAAGCCTGTATTACCAGCTGTTACTTGTTCTGCACAATCAACCTATCTAACCGGTAAATGGCCTTCTGAACATGGTATTATTGGCAATGGTTGGTATTTTAAAGAGGAGTGTGAAGTGAAATTTTGGAGACAATCCAATAAACTAGTAGAAAGTAAAAAAATCTGGGATATTCTTAAAGAAGAGAACGATAGTTTTACTTGTGCAAATCATTTTTGGTGGTACAATATGTATTCTACTGTTGATTACAGTGTGACTCCTCGCCCTAATTACTTAGCAGACGGTCGCAAAATTCCAGATTGCTATTCACAACCCTCTGATTTACGAGATACACTTCAAGACAAATTAGGAACTTTTCCTTTATTTCATTTTTGGGGACCAAAGACAACCATAAAATCTAGTCAATGGATTGCAGATGGAGCCATAAAAACTGATGAATTATATAACCCTACACTGAGCTTAATATATTTACCTCATTTAGATTATAACCTGCAACGTCACGGTTTAGATTTCAATATTATTTCTAAAGATTTACAAGAAATAGATAATGTTGTAAGAGGATTGGTAACCTGCTATGAAAAACAAGATTGTAATATTATTCTACTATCAGAATATGGAATTACAAACGTTAATAAACCTATTCATTTAAATAGAATTCTGCGTCAACATAACTATCTATCGATTCGTGAAGAAAGAGGTTTAGAATTATTAGATGCAGGTGCTAGTAAAGCTTTTGCCGTTGCTGATCATCAAATTGCGCATATCTATTTAAATGACACTACTACAAAAGACAAAATTATAGCTATTCTTAAAAAGACAGATGGTATTGAAAAAGTATTGTCAAACGAAGATCTAAAAGCTCTGAATTTAAAACATAATCGTTGCGGAGATATTGTTGTTGTCGCTGATAAAAACTCTTGGTTTACTTATTATTTTTGGTTAGATAATGAAAAAGCTCCTGATTATGCTAGGATGGTTGATATTCATAAAAAACCAGGTTATGACCCTGTTGAAATGTATACAGATCCAAAGGACAAATTGTTAATGCCGAAGGTTATATGGAAGCTCTTAAAGAAGAAATTAGGCTTTAGAACTGTTATGGATATTATACCTATTGATGCTAGTTTAATAAAAGGCTCGCATGGAAGGTTACCTGAAAATGAAGATGATTACCCTATTTTTATTAGTAATAATAATTCAATAGAGATAGAGAAACAACTGGTCGCAACTGATGTTTATCATCTTTTACAAAAGCATGTTTCAGAAAAATAA
- a CDS encoding transmembrane 220 family protein, translating to MKLFFKIFAFVFALLCLTSAYLQLNDPDLLLWLCIYITSGIVSILFALNRLPYQIYLVLSIGYVIGAFLFWPETFEGVTIGGGEISNIEHARESLGLIILALVMLIFGIRTKTN from the coding sequence ATGAAACTATTTTTTAAAATATTTGCCTTTGTATTTGCCCTTTTATGTCTCACCTCAGCATATTTACAATTAAATGATCCTGACCTTTTATTATGGTTATGTATTTATATAACCTCTGGTATTGTTTCAATTTTATTTGCACTAAACAGATTGCCTTACCAGATTTATTTAGTACTATCTATTGGCTATGTTATTGGTGCTTTTCTTTTTTGGCCAGAAACGTTTGAAGGAGTAACTATTGGTGGAGGGGAAATAAGTAATATTGAACATGCTAGAGAATCTTTAGGCTTAATAATTTTAGCTTTAGTAATGTTAATTTTTGGGATTAGGACTAAAACTAATTAA
- a CDS encoding LacI family transcriptional regulator translates to MAVILPEVTIACYSHSLCHLQKTAETFGYRILFYQSFNSYTKELNYIKSLSDGSIDGIIVISADKNQKKNQYANSSFPVESINTESSQSLDEIKQISYDSLINLLNN, encoded by the coding sequence ATTGCTGTAATTTTACCTGAAGTCACTATAGCTTGTTATAGTCATTCGCTATGTCATTTACAGAAAACTGCTGAAACCTTTGGTTATAGAATTTTGTTTTATCAATCATTTAATTCTTATACCAAAGAATTAAACTATATAAAAAGCCTTAGCGATGGTTCTATTGATGGAATCATAGTTATATCGGCGGATAAAAATCAGAAAAAAAATCAATACGCAAATAGTTCATTTCCTGTTGAATCCATCAACACAGAAAGTTCACAATCTTTAGATGAAATAAAGCAAATTTCATATGATAGCTTGATTAACTTATTAAATAACTAA
- a CDS encoding LacI family DNA-binding transcriptional regulator has translation MKSTAAVTIKEISSLSGYSISTVSKALNNKLEISKATREIIKSIAKRHNYVPNNYAVSLRIQKQVLLL, from the coding sequence TTGAAATCGACGGCTGCTGTTACAATAAAAGAAATTTCATCTTTATCGGGATATTCTATATCCACGGTATCTAAGGCTTTAAATAATAAGCTAGAAATTAGTAAAGCAACTCGAGAGATAATAAAATCAATAGCAAAACGGCATAATTATGTTCCAAATAATTATGCTGTTTCACTTAGAATCCAAAAACAGGTTCTATTGCTGTAA
- a CDS encoding bifunctional 4-hydroxy-2-oxoglutarate aldolase/2-dehydro-3-deoxy-phosphogluconate aldolase: MANFTRIEVANIMKQTGLVPLFYNSDLEVSKKVIKATYDGGARLLEFTARGDFAHEVFGELNKYVLKELPGMIMGVGSVTDAASASRFMALGANFIVTSVLREDIATVCNRRKVMWSPGYGSLTEICRAEELGCEIVKLFPGGIYGPDFVKAIRGPQSWTSIMPIGGVSPTRDNLEGWFKAVVTCVGMGSKLIAKNAEGNYDLTKIESDTKNALRIINDLKS; the protein is encoded by the coding sequence ATGGCAAATTTCACAAGAATAGAAGTTGCAAATATTATGAAACAAACAGGTTTAGTACCATTGTTTTATAATTCAGATTTAGAAGTAAGTAAAAAAGTAATAAAGGCTACTTATGATGGTGGTGCAAGATTACTTGAGTTTACTGCAAGGGGCGATTTTGCTCACGAAGTTTTTGGTGAGCTGAACAAATATGTTCTAAAAGAATTGCCAGGAATGATTATGGGTGTTGGTTCTGTAACTGATGCTGCATCAGCATCTCGTTTTATGGCCTTGGGTGCTAACTTTATTGTAACATCAGTATTGAGAGAAGACATTGCAACGGTTTGTAACCGACGAAAAGTTATGTGGTCTCCAGGATATGGTTCTTTAACTGAAATATGTAGAGCGGAAGAGTTAGGCTGCGAAATAGTTAAATTATTTCCAGGTGGAATATATGGGCCTGATTTTGTAAAGGCTATTCGAGGTCCTCAATCATGGACAAGTATTATGCCTATAGGTGGTGTTTCACCAACTAGAGATAATTTAGAAGGCTGGTTTAAAGCTGTTGTAACTTGCGTAGGTATGGGTTCTAAACTCATTGCAAAAAATGCAGAAGGTAATTATGATTTAACTAAAATAGAATCGGATACCAAAAATGCATTACGTATAATTAATGATTTAAAATCATAA
- a CDS encoding LacI family DNA-binding transcriptional regulator: MANKERTTIRDIAKVLNISPAAVSKAMHNDFRISTKTKEAVKRVAKELNYQPNHLASALRKGKSNLVGVIVPRTNSNFFSSVIEHMEIVLNKAGYSIIITQSNESFEKECNSIDTLLFTQVDGIIASMANETVDLSYYEKIKSKGIPLILFDRGENDLNVDYVGINDYDSSHMIVEHLISKGCNRIAHIGEYRRTRIFNNRIRGYIDAITKNNLPLDNNLIIECSLTLEDGRYEMQNLLKLKNRPDAIYVTSDYAALGALQVLNENNINVPNDIRLIGFGNEPFTSLVSPTISSINQHSGAIGRLAAETFLKRVKTPEIKQSLNKIILDAELVVRNSSE; encoded by the coding sequence TTGGCAAATAAAGAAAGAACGACTATCAGAGACATTGCCAAAGTGCTTAATATATCACCTGCAGCAGTTTCTAAAGCTATGCATAACGATTTTAGGATTAGCACTAAAACAAAAGAAGCTGTTAAACGTGTTGCTAAGGAATTAAACTATCAACCTAATCATTTGGCAAGTGCATTAAGAAAAGGTAAAAGTAATTTGGTTGGAGTTATTGTGCCACGAACTAATAGTAATTTCTTTTCGTCTGTCATTGAACATATGGAAATTGTTTTAAATAAAGCTGGCTACAGTATTATTATTACTCAATCTAATGAGTCTTTTGAAAAAGAATGTAACAGTATTGATACTCTTTTGTTTACTCAAGTTGATGGAATTATTGCTTCTATGGCTAATGAAACGGTTGATTTGTCTTATTATGAAAAGATAAAATCTAAAGGTATTCCCTTAATACTATTTGATAGAGGTGAAAATGACTTAAACGTAGATTATGTTGGTATTAATGATTATGACAGTAGTCATATGATAGTTGAACACCTTATTTCTAAAGGTTGTAACCGTATTGCACATATTGGTGAATATAGACGAACAAGAATATTTAATAATAGAATTCGTGGTTATATTGATGCAATAACTAAAAATAACCTGCCTCTAGATAATAATCTAATCATAGAGTGTTCTTTAACTCTAGAGGATGGCAGATACGAAATGCAAAATCTTCTAAAACTTAAGAATAGACCCGACGCCATTTATGTTACTAGTGATTATGCTGCTCTTGGTGCTTTACAAGTTTTAAATGAAAATAATATTAATGTACCTAATGATATTCGCTTGATTGGATTTGGGAATGAACCTTTTACGTCTTTGGTATCTCCAACAATTTCTAGCATTAATCAACATAGTGGGGCTATTGGTCGTCTTGCTGCTGAAACATTTTTGAAAAGAGTTAAAACACCAGAAATAAAACAGAGCCTAAATAAAATAATTCTTGATGCGGAGTTAGTTGTAAGAAACTCATCAGAATAA
- a CDS encoding MFS transporter, producing the protein MKVKGLRWWIIGLVCLATIINYIDRSALGIMWPEMSKDLGFDETDYAWVINIFTITYAAGKFISGKVYDKVVQK; encoded by the coding sequence ATGAAAGTAAAAGGCTTAAGATGGTGGATTATAGGCTTAGTATGTCTAGCAACAATCATTAATTATATAGATAGGTCTGCTTTAGGGATAATGTGGCCAGAAATGAGTAAAGATTTAGGGTTTGATGAAACAGATTATGCGTGGGTAATTAATATATTCACTATTACTTATGCTGCTGGTAAATTTATATCAGGAAAAGTATATGACAAGGTAGTACAAAAATAG
- a CDS encoding FadR/GntR family transcriptional regulator, with amino-acid sequence MKIEVLAKTDSHNIQKSIISKIKDLINIKNLEPGDKLPSERMLSEKFGVSRSNVREAIQKLEFYGLLDSIPQSGTFVANIGVIAMNGMIEDILRLDEPDFKSLVETRILLELKTVRLASIRRSEEDLKKIKESLDAYTSKVLDGEDAVQEDLLFHLAIAKASGNSMMNTFMLTIIPEIITNFEKYHVCDKGLAQRGIKEHEAIFDAIKRQKPQLAKAKMKEHFSVLYQYCYKS; translated from the coding sequence ATGAAGATAGAAGTATTAGCAAAAACAGATAGTCATAATATACAAAAGAGTATTATATCCAAAATAAAGGACTTAATAAATATTAAAAATCTTGAACCTGGAGATAAATTACCTTCAGAAAGAATGTTATCTGAAAAGTTTGGTGTATCCAGAAGTAATGTTAGAGAAGCAATTCAAAAGTTAGAATTTTATGGATTGTTAGATTCAATACCTCAAAGCGGAACATTTGTAGCTAATATTGGTGTCATTGCCATGAATGGGATGATTGAAGATATCTTAAGATTAGATGAACCAGATTTTAAATCTTTAGTTGAGACTAGAATTTTGCTAGAACTTAAGACTGTTAGATTAGCTTCCATTAGGAGATCAGAAGAAGATTTGAAAAAAATAAAGGAATCTTTAGATGCCTATACATCAAAAGTTTTAGATGGCGAGGATGCTGTACAAGAGGATTTACTATTTCATTTAGCTATAGCTAAGGCAAGTGGTAATAGCATGATGAATACTTTTATGTTAACCATAATACCAGAGATTATTACCAATTTCGAAAAGTATCACGTCTGTGATAAAGGATTGGCTCAAAGAGGAATTAAAGAGCATGAAGCAATATTTGATGCTATAAAAAGGCAAAAGCCTCAATTAGCAAAAGCAAAGATGAAAGAGCACTTTAGTGTGTTATATCAATATTGCTATAAATCTTAA
- the gndA gene encoding NADP-dependent phosphogluconate dehydrogenase: protein MNQAIFIMGVSGSGKSTLGKSLAKELTFPFFDGDDFHPEINVAKMSSGKALDDDDRQGWLETLNELAKKQLKTNSCVIVCSALKQKYRDILSQNISGETKWVHLSGTFEQIYERITNRSDHFMPSELLKSQFDILEKPKRAIQIDICLRPEQIIKKIKNELMITSEFGLFGLGVMGKSLCRNLANNGFKISMFNRHVDDFEVDIAKNFKAQYPELSEAKAFDDISRFVNSLQQPRRIMLMVNAGKTIDYVIEDLLPHLSKNDIIIDGGNSNYKKTKERYDYLKTKGIHFIGSGVSGGEEGALKGPSIMPSGDKDAYDNAASFLETISAKDKNGLPCCTYVGPEGSGQFIKMVHNGIEYVEMQLLAEVSTILEALGQYPDDIANTLETWQDSANSYLIEITTAIFRKKEGNDWLVKKILDKAGNKGTGNWTTIASAELGVPSTLISSALFSRYISFYKDERLQLNKSFETINNSELDIEIDEVLKAYQFARIINHYQGFKLIAEASNKFEWNLNLSEIARIWTNGCIIRSTLMEELVEVFKNTTNILTNQQLIDVVSQYRPAAKKVVSQCVLNDITVPALGEAIQFLNGITTKYASANVIQAQRDYFGAHTYQRLDDNSGKSYHSNWE, encoded by the coding sequence TTGAATCAAGCAATCTTTATAATGGGAGTTTCCGGATCTGGGAAAAGTACCTTAGGTAAATCACTTGCTAAAGAATTAACGTTTCCTTTCTTTGATGGAGATGATTTTCACCCAGAAATTAATGTTGCAAAGATGTCTAGTGGAAAGGCATTAGATGATGATGATAGGCAAGGTTGGTTAGAGACTTTAAATGAATTAGCGAAAAAACAACTTAAGACTAATAGTTGTGTTATTGTATGCTCGGCTTTAAAACAAAAGTATCGCGATATTTTAAGTCAAAATATCTCAGGCGAAACAAAATGGGTGCATTTATCAGGTACTTTTGAGCAGATTTATGAAAGAATAACTAATAGATCTGATCATTTTATGCCTTCGGAATTATTGAAATCGCAATTCGATATTTTAGAGAAACCTAAACGTGCAATACAGATAGATATCTGTTTAAGACCAGAACAGATTATTAAAAAAATAAAAAACGAATTAATGATTACCTCGGAATTTGGATTATTTGGCTTAGGAGTTATGGGAAAGAGCTTATGCAGGAATTTAGCTAATAACGGTTTTAAAATTTCTATGTTTAACAGACATGTAGATGATTTTGAGGTAGATATTGCTAAAAACTTTAAAGCGCAATATCCGGAATTATCTGAAGCCAAAGCTTTTGATGATATTTCACGTTTTGTAAATTCATTACAACAACCAAGACGCATTATGCTTATGGTAAATGCAGGAAAAACAATTGATTATGTCATTGAAGATTTGTTACCTCATTTATCCAAAAATGATATTATAATAGATGGTGGAAATTCTAACTATAAAAAAACAAAAGAACGTTACGATTATTTAAAAACTAAAGGTATTCATTTTATTGGATCCGGTGTTTCTGGTGGTGAAGAAGGGGCACTAAAAGGACCTTCAATTATGCCAAGTGGTGATAAAGATGCTTATGATAATGCAGCATCTTTTCTTGAAACTATTTCAGCAAAAGATAAAAACGGGTTGCCTTGTTGTACATATGTAGGTCCAGAAGGAAGTGGTCAATTTATAAAAATGGTACACAATGGTATTGAGTATGTAGAAATGCAATTATTAGCTGAAGTATCTACCATATTAGAGGCTTTAGGTCAATACCCAGATGATATAGCTAACACTTTAGAAACTTGGCAAGATTCAGCAAATAGTTATTTAATAGAAATAACAACTGCCATATTCAGAAAAAAAGAGGGTAATGATTGGCTGGTCAAAAAAATATTAGATAAAGCTGGTAATAAAGGCACAGGAAATTGGACAACTATCGCTTCTGCAGAGCTAGGTGTGCCAAGTACTTTAATTAGTTCAGCATTGTTTTCACGCTATATTTCCTTTTATAAGGATGAACGTCTTCAGTTAAATAAGAGCTTCGAAACCATAAATAATTCTGAATTAGATATAGAGATTGATGAAGTCTTAAAAGCCTATCAATTTGCAAGAATTATAAATCATTATCAAGGTTTTAAATTAATAGCTGAGGCTTCAAATAAATTTGAATGGAACTTAAATCTTAGTGAAATTGCTAGAATCTGGACAAACGGTTGTATTATCAGATCTACTTTAATGGAAGAATTAGTTGAAGTCTTTAAAAACACAACTAATATATTAACCAATCAACAATTGATTGATGTGGTTAGTCAATATAGACCAGCGGCAAAAAAGGTGGTATCACAATGTGTTCTTAATGATATTACAGTACCAGCATTAGGAGAAGCAATTCAATTTTTAAACGGAATTACCACAAAATATGCTTCAGCAAATGTTATTCAGGCTCAACGTGATTATTTTGGAGCGCACACTTATCAAAGACTAGATGACAATTCAGGAAAGAGTTATCACTCAAATTGGGAATAA
- a CDS encoding polysaccharide lyase family 7 protein, whose translation MKKIVITIATLIAIVACKDNSKTISDKTTQSEAAIKYPRDVVPFMDEWRILLGDGSRIDSLLNFQKHDFFYVKNDGNTEWVVHKTPNTGITSKTSSNTRTELGQIEHWIPEVGGKLTGTLKVKHVSTTGDATKASSYSVVVG comes from the coding sequence ATGAAAAAAATAGTAATTACTATAGCTACACTTATAGCAATAGTTGCTTGTAAAGATAATTCTAAAACTATTTCAGATAAAACAACTCAGTCTGAGGCTGCCATAAAGTACCCAAGGGATGTTGTTCCATTTATGGATGAGTGGCGAATCCTTTTAGGTGACGGTTCACGTATAGACTCATTGTTGAATTTTCAAAAACACGATTTTTTCTACGTTAAGAATGATGGAAATACAGAATGGGTGGTTCATAAAACTCCAAACACTGGTATTACTTCAAAAACATCTAGTAATACAAGAACGGAGTTGGGTCAAATAGAACATTGGATTCCAGAGGTCGGTGGAAAATTAACAGGCACATTAAAAGTAAAACACGTTTCAACTACAGGTGATGCGACTAAAGCGTCATCATATTCAGTAGTTGTTGGGTAA
- a CDS encoding ribose-phosphate pyrophosphokinase, whose protein sequence is MPNKTTEAKIFTCTQSQHLAEQIAKAYGVKLGNVITSTYSDGEFQPSYEESIRGTRIFIIGSTNPGPQNLMEMLLMIDAAKRASARHITAVMPYFGWARQDRKDKPRVPIAAKLVAKMLEAAGATRIITMDLHADQIQGFFEKPVDHLFASTIFLPYLKSLNLDNLTVASPDMGGSKRAYAYSKALKSDVVICYKQRAKANVISHMELIGDVTGKNVVLVDDMVDTAGTLTKAADLMMERGAKSVRAICTHPILSGSAYDRLESSKLEELIVTNSIPLRQESKKLRVISCADLFAEVMCNVHHNQSISNKFVM, encoded by the coding sequence ATGCCCAACAAGACTACAGAAGCTAAAATTTTTACTTGTACCCAAAGCCAGCATTTAGCCGAACAAATCGCAAAAGCGTACGGAGTAAAATTAGGTAACGTCATTACATCGACTTATAGTGATGGAGAATTTCAGCCTTCTTATGAAGAATCAATAAGAGGAACACGAATTTTTATTATTGGATCTACTAATCCAGGCCCTCAAAATCTAATGGAGATGCTTTTAATGATTGACGCGGCTAAACGTGCATCCGCTAGACATATTACAGCCGTTATGCCTTATTTTGGCTGGGCTAGACAAGATAGAAAAGATAAGCCTAGAGTCCCAATTGCTGCAAAGTTAGTAGCAAAAATGTTAGAGGCTGCAGGAGCAACTCGTATTATTACAATGGATTTACATGCAGATCAAATTCAAGGGTTCTTTGAAAAACCTGTTGACCACTTATTTGCTTCCACTATATTCTTGCCTTATTTAAAAAGCTTAAATCTTGATAACCTTACAGTAGCTTCACCAGATATGGGTGGTTCTAAACGAGCTTATGCCTATTCTAAAGCTCTAAAAAGTGATGTTGTAATTTGTTATAAACAACGAGCAAAAGCTAATGTGATTTCTCATATGGAATTAATTGGTGATGTTACAGGTAAAAATGTTGTTCTTGTAGACGATATGGTTGATACTGCTGGTACTTTAACTAAAGCAGCAGATTTAATGATGGAACGTGGTGCAAAAAGTGTAAGAGCTATCTGTACACACCCTATTTTATCTGGCAGTGCCTATGACCGTTTAGAAAGCTCTAAACTTGAAGAATTAATTGTAACCAATTCAATTCCTTTAAGACAAGAGAGCAAAAAATTAAGAGTTATAAGCTGCGCAGATTTATTTGCCGAAGTTATGTGTAACGTTCATCACAATCAGTCAATTAGTAATAAATTTGTGATGTAA